One Electrophorus electricus isolate fEleEle1 chromosome 10, fEleEle1.pri, whole genome shotgun sequence genomic region harbors:
- the reck gene encoding reversion-inducing cysteine-rich protein with Kazal motifs — MFVCSEIIILLLACNFCVCVYTQDSSCCHYAADLSQCREACDQLATIRSESRLKHLLQRFPSYCPESMNELWNCINSTLPGASRKSDGWVGLGCCELAISVECRRECKQASSKNDIIKLCKKDTEKPLYSCITKNEMGSVCCSYAGRHTNCREYCQAIFRTDSSPTISQINTVKEYCQSVSPQLISCVANYTKSYPTKSPIDSLYCCDRAAETHCQTACKRILRTMTTEHEIMEGLIAECGSQPLPQDPLWQCFLGSAHPPAKSDPETSPTAKMDCAKLHCCSKANTSLCRNMCQEISTNWGTQTWQEFDQLCEYSPVETDLITCLADVREPCQLGCKDLTYCTNFNNRPTELFRSCNIQSDQGAMNDIKLWSNGTIKMPLMNIPVRDIRKCRPEMWKAVACVLQIKPCYSKSRGSVICKSDCVDILTHCGDFTRFPEGQTPERICDLLSPTDDLERCIPLQRYLTASPFQNIIEEVIHPCNPNPCPSNHLCEVNRKGCHQGQDCLPYFCVPGCKLGEASEFLVHVEARIQVPLRSGQAGCYEVCTCGQSGRLENCSEMPCVDTTKSCVVGGQRKSHGASFRVDCHSCFCYAGETICTFRQCPSFENSDEDRSLFTGLPCGCADHFVPVCARNGRTYPSACVARCMGFLGNQFEFGSCKSTEPCSSNPCPRNQRCIPKRRVCLTDMTDYLCLQYECVSRPSGCDQNQLDPACDMDNMEHANLCLLYQRSKTLAYMGHCQDACRVPREVCGHNGETYRTVCEAFSDRVAVDYQGRCHAVGTVSEVTADSGCNAVPCPPLSAEGCNPVTPPGACCPVCAGMLQILWNKQQMNVFAKLNRNQPLTVHDILSTLRLHISVPQCDVFGYLSIDSEIVILIIPVDLQPTSLQIEACSKEAEKIDSLINSGSPTLVSHVPLSAFLVSELKLSTVSSAASPDTPSLSFTLCLFLATLLSFTGAPWNA; from the exons atgtttgtgtgttctgagaTAATCATTTTGCTTCTCGCTTGCAACTTCTGCGTCTGCGTTTATACTCAGG ACTCCTCCTGCTGCCATTATGCTGCAGACCTCTCTCAGTGCAGGGAAGCATGCGATCAG CTTGCAACTATTAGAAGTGAATCCCGTTTAAAGCACCTTCTCCAGCGTTTTCCAAGTTACTGTCCTGAGTCTATG AATGAGCTTTGGAACTGTATCAACTCTACATTACCTG GGGCCTCTAGGAAGTCTGATGGATGGGTTGGTCTGGGGTGCTGTGAACTGGCCATCTCCGTAGAGTGTCGCAGAGAGTGCAAACAG GCATCTTCTAAAAACGATAtcataaaattatgcaaaaaagACACAGAG AAACCCCTCTACAGCTGTATTACCAAAAATGAAA TGGGATCAGTCTGCTGCAGCTATGCGGGGAGACACACTAACTGTCGTGAGTACTGCCAGGCCATCTTCCGTACGGACTCCTCACCCACCATCTCCCAGATCAACACTGTCAAGGAGTACTGCCAGAGTGTCAGTCCACAGCTCATCAGCTGTGTGGCCAACTACACCAAATCCTACCCAACCAAGAGCCCCATTGACA GCCTCTACTGCTGCGACCGTGCAGCGGAGACGCATTGCCAGACAGCGTGTAAGCGCATCCTACGCACCATGACCACCGAGCACGAGATCATGGAGGGCCTGATCGCCGAGTGTGGCagccagcccctcccccaggaCCCGCTATGGCAGTGTTTCCTGGGTAGCGCTCACCCCCCTGCCAAAAGCGACCCAGAGACCTCACCCACAGCCAAGATGGACTGCGCTAAGCTCCACTGCTGTTCCAAAGCTAATACCTCACTCTGCAG AAACATGTGCCAGGAGATCAGCACCAACTGGGGCACTCAGACATGGCAGGAGTTTGACCAGCTGTGTGAGTACAGCCCCGTGGAGACAGACCTCATCACCTGTCTGGCAGACGTGAGGGAACCATGCCAGCTGGGCTGCAAGGACCTCACCTACTGCACCAACTTCAACAACAG GCCAACTGAGCTCTTCCGGAGCTGCAACATTCAATCAGATCAGGGTGCAATGAATGACATCAAACTGTGGTCCAATGGAACCATCAAGATGCCTTTGATGAACATTCCAGTTCGAGACATCCGGAAGTGTCGGCCAGAGATGTGGAAGGCCGTGGCCTGTGTGCTGCAGATTAAGCCCTGCTACAGCAAATCCAGAGGCAGCGTCATCTGCAA ATCCGACTGTGTGGACATTCTGACCCACTGCGGTGACTTCACCCGCTTCCCAGAAGGGCAGACCCCAGAGCGTATCTGCGATCTTCTGTCCCCTACTGATGACCTGGAGCGATGCATCCCTCTCCAAAGATACCTCA CTGCCAGTCCTTTCCAGAACATCATCGAGGAGGTAATTCACCCCTGCAATCCCAACCCGTGTCCCAGCAACCATCTGTGTGAAGTGAACAGGAAAGGTTGCCATCAAGGACAAGACTGCCTGCCTTACTTCTGTGTGCCAG GATGCAAACTGGGCGAGGCCTCCGAGTTCTTGGTGCATGTGGAGGCACGAATTCAGGTGCCCCTACGAAGCGGTCAGGCAGGCTGCTATGAGGTGTGTACCTGCGGGCAGAGTGGCAGGTTGGAGAACTGCTCCGAGATGCCCTGTGTCGACACCACAAAGTCCTGCGTTGTTGGaggacagaggaaaa GTCATGGTGCATCTTTCAGGGTGGACTGTCACTCCTGCTTCTGCTACGCAGGTGAAACCATCTGTACCTTTCGCCAGTGTCCTAGTTTTGAGAACTCTGATGAAGACCGCTCCCTCTTCAcag gtCTTCCATGTGGCTGTGCTGATCACTTTGTTCCTGTGTGTGCCCGTAACGGACGCACCTACCCCAGTGCATGTGTAGCACGCTGTATGGGTTTCTTAGGCAATCAGTTTGAGTTTGGCTCCTGCAAGAGCACAGAACCATGTTCATCCAACCCCTGCCCGAGGAACCAGAG GTGCATTCCTAAGCGACGCGTATGTCTGACAGACATGACAGACTACCTGTGTCTGCAGTATGAGTGCGTGAGCCGCCCTTCAGGCTGTGACCAGAACCAGCTGGATCCAGCCTGTGACATGGACAACATGGAACACGCCAACCTATGTCTGCTCTACCAGCGCAGCAAGACTCTGGCCTACATGGGGCACTGCCAG GATGCCTGCAGAGTTCCTAGAGAAGTGTGTGGACACAATGGTGAGACATACCGCACGGTGTGTGAGGCCTTCTCGGACCGCGTGGCTGTGGACTACCAGGGCAGATGCCATGCTGTGGGGACTGTGTCAGAGGTCACGGCTGACTCTGGCTGCAATGCCGTGCCCTGCCCCCCTCTGTCTGCTGAGGGCTGCAACCCTGTCACCCCACCTG gtGCATGCTGCCCCGTGTGCGCTGGAATGTTGCAGATCCTCTGgaataaacaacaaatgaatGTCTTTGCCAAG ctGAACAGGAATCAGCCGCTAACAGTGCATGACATTCTGAGTACCCTGCGCCTACACATCTCTGTTCCTCAGTGCGATGTCTTCGGCTACCTGAGCATAGACTCAGAGATCGTCATTCTCATCATACCTGTGGACCTGCAGCCCACGTCACTGCAG ATTGAAGCCTGCAGTAAAGAGGCTGAGAAGATCGACTCCCTCATCAACTCTGGCAGCCCAACGCTGGTGTCCCACGTGCCTCTGTCTGCCTTCCTGGTCTCGGAGCTCAAACTCTCCACTGTTAGCTCTGCTGCTTCCCCtgacaccccctccctctctttcaccctctgtctcttcctcgCCACACTCCTGTCCTTCACAGGGGCCCCATGGAATGCCTAG